The Panacibacter microcysteis genome includes a window with the following:
- a CDS encoding RagB/SusD family nutrient uptake outer membrane protein, whose amino-acid sequence MKKIKFKFIIPAGLSLFAVLAACSKDFLNKPPLGTLNPEIVATETGVQGILIGAYSLVDGEGASGDGFASGASNWIYGGVAGDDSYKGSDPSDVADAAPMEDWSITPTNGAIPQKWKLCYSGASRCNDVLRVLPLATDIAPELSTTITAQARFLRAYFHMELKKVFNNIVYADELNTLETTTNTVDAWPKIEADLQFAADNLPDSWGADVGRANKWAAKAMLAKAYMFEHKYAEAYTLLKDIIANGKTAKGEKYALMPHYYSNFNPAQKNSAESVFAAQTSVQDQSSVDWGGDPNGNYGDILNFPYNGGPGGCCGFYNPSQDLANAYKTDANGLPLLDTWYTGLSVSAVTSPYVGTLDPRIDWVMGRKGIPYLDWGPHPGDAWIRNPGADGHFSPKKNVYASSQKDQYSDVGSAYWGPTQLVANNVNIIRFSDVILWAAECAADAGDLTAAKDYVNQVRSRAADPTGWVYKNSDYNAGAAMYATQTTPADNYKIGLYTSFPSKEYAVKAVQFERRLELAMEGHRFFDLVRYGTANTVLNAYYDRERAFMPLKANAKWTPNKNEYFPIPQGEIDNLNSDGTERLVQNQGY is encoded by the coding sequence ATGAAAAAGATAAAATTTAAATTTATAATACCAGCCGGACTCTCGCTTTTTGCAGTCTTAGCTGCCTGTAGTAAAGATTTTCTGAATAAACCACCTTTAGGAACCTTAAACCCGGAAATTGTTGCCACTGAAACAGGGGTTCAGGGGATTCTCATAGGAGCTTATTCACTAGTCGATGGCGAAGGTGCTTCTGGTGACGGTTTTGCATCCGGGGCTTCCAACTGGATTTATGGTGGTGTAGCAGGGGATGATTCATATAAAGGATCAGACCCGTCCGATGTAGCTGATGCTGCTCCTATGGAAGACTGGTCGATCACTCCTACCAATGGGGCAATTCCTCAGAAATGGAAGCTTTGTTATTCAGGTGCGTCGCGTTGTAATGATGTGTTAAGAGTATTGCCTTTGGCAACTGATATCGCCCCTGAGTTGTCAACAACAATAACCGCCCAAGCCAGATTCTTACGCGCTTATTTTCATATGGAATTGAAAAAAGTTTTCAATAACATTGTCTATGCAGACGAGTTGAATACTTTAGAGACAACTACAAACACGGTAGATGCGTGGCCTAAAATTGAAGCTGATCTACAATTTGCGGCGGATAATCTCCCTGACTCATGGGGCGCTGACGTTGGTAGAGCTAATAAATGGGCTGCTAAAGCAATGCTTGCGAAGGCATACATGTTTGAGCATAAATATGCAGAGGCATATACACTTCTGAAAGACATTATTGCAAATGGTAAAACAGCTAAAGGCGAGAAGTATGCGCTAATGCCTCACTACTACTCCAATTTTAATCCTGCACAAAAGAATAGTGCTGAGTCGGTTTTTGCAGCGCAGACATCAGTACAGGATCAATCTTCTGTAGACTGGGGTGGCGATCCGAATGGTAACTACGGAGACATTTTAAACTTTCCTTATAACGGTGGTCCTGGTGGTTGTTGCGGTTTCTACAACCCATCACAGGATCTTGCCAATGCATACAAAACAGACGCTAATGGCTTGCCATTGCTTGATACCTGGTACACTGGTTTAAGTGTTAGCGCTGTTACAAGTCCCTATGTTGGAACGCTTGATCCAAGAATTGACTGGGTAATGGGTAGAAAAGGAATCCCTTACCTGGATTGGGGTCCACATCCAGGTGACGCATGGATCAGGAATCCCGGTGCCGATGGCCACTTTAGCCCTAAGAAGAATGTTTATGCATCATCTCAAAAAGATCAGTATTCTGACGTAGGTAGTGCATACTGGGGACCTACCCAACTTGTGGCAAACAACGTGAATATTATACGTTTTTCCGATGTAATTCTTTGGGCTGCCGAATGTGCTGCCGATGCAGGCGATCTTACAGCCGCTAAAGATTATGTGAACCAGGTTCGTAGCAGGGCAGCAGATCCAACAGGATGGGTTTACAAGAACAGCGATTACAATGCCGGTGCAGCAATGTATGCTACACAAACTACTCCTGCTGACAACTACAAGATCGGTTTGTATACATCATTCCCTTCTAAGGAGTATGCTGTTAAAGCTGTTCAGTTCGAAAGAAGATTGGAACTTGCAATGGAAGGCCACCGTTTCTTCGACCTTGTAAGGTATGGAACCGCAAACACCGTGTTGAATGCGTATTACGACAGGGAGAGAGCATTCATGCCATTAAAAGCAAATGCTAAATGGACTCCAAACAAAAACGAGTACTTCCCAATACCACAGGGCGAGATTGACAACCTTAATTCAGATGGTACTGAAAGATTGGTGCAAAACCAGGGTTACTAG